A single genomic interval of Cupriavidus sp. MP-37 harbors:
- a CDS encoding NUDIX hydrolase family protein, with product MAEMFSLPAAEVTARIAASLAARSGFDAAAKLRLMAGGRQVGWLPRAHAGILRGLGAVLGPEQALADGSAAVALLPGCDDFDARSAALQALSRQLADAGHVRGWRDELFAVTPALDAPAVAVVERAAARFLGLLTFASHMNGIVDGGAGNPPALWISRRSPAKAVDPGMWDNLVAGGMPHGSDPLATLVRECEEESGIPPELARGVQAHGMIEVLRDLPEGVQWEQVYVYDLLLPPDFIPHNRDGEVSEHRRVEVAPLLAIMSAGAMTVDATLVTLDALGRRGWFNPGRHE from the coding sequence ATGGCTGAAATGTTTTCTTTGCCGGCCGCCGAGGTCACGGCACGGATCGCCGCCTCGCTGGCGGCCCGCAGCGGCTTCGATGCCGCCGCCAAGCTGCGCCTGATGGCCGGTGGCCGGCAGGTCGGCTGGCTGCCGCGCGCGCATGCCGGCATCCTGCGCGGCCTCGGCGCCGTGCTGGGCCCGGAGCAGGCGCTCGCCGACGGCTCCGCGGCCGTGGCGCTGCTGCCTGGCTGCGACGATTTCGACGCGCGCAGCGCCGCGCTGCAGGCGCTGTCCCGCCAGCTGGCCGACGCCGGCCATGTGCGCGGCTGGCGCGATGAGTTGTTCGCGGTCACCCCCGCGCTGGACGCGCCCGCGGTCGCGGTGGTCGAGCGCGCCGCCGCCCGCTTCCTGGGGCTGCTGACCTTTGCCTCGCACATGAACGGCATCGTCGACGGCGGGGCGGGCAACCCGCCGGCGCTGTGGATCTCGCGCCGCAGCCCGGCCAAGGCCGTCGACCCCGGCATGTGGGACAACCTGGTCGCCGGCGGCATGCCCCATGGCAGCGATCCGCTGGCGACGCTGGTGCGCGAGTGCGAGGAAGAGTCCGGCATCCCGCCCGAACTGGCGCGGGGCGTGCAGGCGCACGGCATGATCGAGGTGCTGCGCGACCTGCCCGAAGGCGTGCAGTGGGAGCAGGTCTACGTCTACGACCTGCTGCTGCCGCCGGACTTCATTCCGCACAACCGGGACGGCGAAGTCAGCGAGCACCGGCGCGTTGAGGTGGCGCCATTGCTTGCTATCATGTCGGCCGGCGCCATGACGGTCGATGCGACACTGGTGACGCTGGATGCGCTTGGGCGGCGCGGCTGGTTCAACCCCGGCCGCCACGAATGA
- the purU gene encoding formyltetrahydrofolate deformylase yields the protein MSNTGFILTLSCPDQPGIVHAVSGLLFQHGCNIVDSDQYGDEYAGRFFMRVHFTPAAGGPDLATLKAAFAPVGDQFGMQWELNDAAVKPRVMIMVSKIGHCLNDLLFRAKAGGLPVEIAAIVSNHRDFYQLAASYDVPFFHLPLMNASAEQKAAQEARVFDVVQEQKIDLVVLARYMQVLSDDLSRKLAGRAINIHHSFLPSFKGAKPYYQAHDRGVKLIGATAHYVTADLDEGPIIEQEIERVDHSMDPDQLTAVGRDVECVALARAVKWHAEHRILLNGHKTVVFK from the coding sequence ATGAGCAACACCGGATTCATCCTGACTCTCTCGTGCCCTGACCAGCCGGGCATCGTCCACGCCGTCTCGGGCCTGCTGTTCCAGCACGGCTGCAATATCGTCGATTCCGACCAGTACGGTGACGAGTACGCCGGCCGCTTCTTCATGCGAGTGCATTTCACCCCGGCCGCCGGTGGTCCCGACCTCGCCACGCTGAAGGCTGCGTTCGCGCCGGTGGGCGACCAGTTCGGCATGCAATGGGAGCTGAACGATGCCGCGGTGAAGCCGCGCGTGATGATCATGGTGTCGAAGATCGGCCACTGCCTGAACGACCTGCTGTTCCGGGCCAAGGCGGGCGGGCTGCCGGTCGAGATCGCGGCCATCGTCTCCAACCACCGCGACTTCTACCAGCTGGCGGCTTCGTACGACGTGCCGTTCTTCCACCTGCCGCTGATGAACGCGTCGGCGGAGCAGAAGGCCGCGCAGGAAGCGCGCGTGTTCGACGTGGTGCAGGAGCAGAAGATCGACCTGGTAGTGCTGGCGCGCTACATGCAGGTGCTGTCCGACGACCTGTCCCGCAAGCTGGCCGGCCGCGCGATCAATATCCACCATTCGTTCCTGCCCAGCTTCAAGGGCGCCAAGCCGTACTACCAGGCGCATGACCGCGGCGTGAAGCTGATCGGCGCCACCGCGCACTACGTTACCGCCGACCTCGACGAAGGCCCGATCATCGAGCAGGAGATCGAGCGCGTGGACCACAGCATGGACCCCGACCAGCTCACCGCCGTCGGCCGCGACGTCGAATGCGTGGCGCTGGCGCGCGCGGTCAAGTGGCATGCCGAACACCGCATCCTGCTGAACGGCCACAAGACCGTGGTGTTCAAGTAA
- a CDS encoding DeoR/GlpR family DNA-binding transcription regulator, which produces MTLNPRQTALLEEVRTQGFASIDELARKFGVTLQTVRRDVNLLAENGMLARFHGGVRVEDSTTENIAYRQRQVLNAEGKARIARAVAAAVPEGCSLILNIGTTVEEIARALVHHRGLRVITNNLNVANILADNPDCEVIVAGGVLRSRDRGIVGEATVEFIRQFKVDIGLIGISGIEADGTLRDYDFREVKVARTIIEHSREVWLAADTSKFNRQAMVELAHVSQVDRLFTDEPLAAPFDQILADSGVKCVVAERE; this is translated from the coding sequence ATGACCCTGAATCCCCGCCAGACGGCCCTGCTCGAAGAAGTCCGCACCCAGGGCTTTGCCTCCATCGACGAACTTGCGCGCAAGTTCGGCGTCACGCTCCAGACGGTGCGCCGCGATGTCAACCTGCTGGCCGAGAACGGCATGCTGGCGCGCTTTCATGGCGGGGTGCGGGTGGAAGACTCCACCACCGAGAACATTGCCTACCGGCAGCGGCAGGTGCTCAACGCCGAGGGCAAGGCACGCATCGCGCGCGCGGTGGCGGCGGCAGTTCCGGAAGGCTGCTCGCTGATCCTGAATATCGGCACCACGGTGGAAGAGATCGCGCGCGCGCTGGTGCACCATCGCGGCCTGCGCGTGATCACCAACAACCTGAACGTCGCCAATATCCTCGCCGACAACCCCGACTGCGAAGTCATCGTCGCCGGCGGCGTGCTGCGCTCGCGCGACCGCGGCATCGTCGGCGAGGCCACGGTCGAGTTCATCCGCCAGTTCAAGGTCGATATCGGGCTGATCGGCATCTCGGGCATCGAGGCCGACGGCACGCTGCGCGACTACGACTTCCGCGAGGTCAAGGTGGCGCGGACCATCATCGAGCATTCACGCGAGGTCTGGCTGGCGGCGGACACCAGCAAGTTCAACCGCCAGGCCATGGTGGAGCTGGCGCATGTATCGCAGGTCGACCGGCTGTTTACGGATGAGCCGCTGGCGGCGCCGTTCGACCAGATCCTGGCCGACAGTGGGGTGAAGTGTGTGGTGGCGGAGCGGGAGTGA
- a CDS encoding ABC transporter ATP-binding protein has protein sequence MQLRLEGVAQQAGSQAYLYPLTLAPVPGAVTILLGATQAGKTSLMRVMAGLDRPSAGRVLVDGDDVTGMPVRERNVSMVYQQFINYPSLRVFDNIASPLRLRRKAAAGEIAARVRELAARLHIDHLLERYPAELSGGQQQRVALARALAKEAPLMLLDEPLVNLDYKLREELREELAQLFAHGDATVIYATTEPGEALLLGGHTAVLDAGELLQYGPTPQVFHFPDSLRVARAFNDPPMNLVEGRLEGGRVVLAGGIAVPVPGVAAQDGPVTLGVRASALRLASEPGAVAVHGRVALAELSGSDTFVHADTAVGNLVAQFAGVLDLRLGEPVTLHLLPEQLYLFDADGRRIHAPRRPGGLATEVPGGGAAAGG, from the coding sequence ATGCAGCTACGTTTGGAAGGCGTCGCACAGCAGGCAGGTTCGCAGGCGTATCTCTATCCGCTGACGCTGGCCCCGGTTCCGGGCGCGGTCACCATCCTGCTGGGCGCGACGCAGGCGGGCAAGACTTCGCTGATGCGGGTCATGGCGGGGCTGGACCGGCCCAGCGCCGGGCGCGTGCTGGTCGACGGCGACGATGTCACCGGCATGCCGGTGCGCGAGCGCAATGTGTCGATGGTCTACCAGCAGTTCATCAACTACCCATCGCTCAGGGTGTTCGACAACATCGCTTCGCCGCTGCGGCTGCGGCGCAAGGCGGCGGCCGGCGAGATCGCCGCGCGCGTGCGCGAGCTGGCGGCGCGGCTGCATATCGACCATCTGCTGGAGCGCTATCCGGCCGAGCTTTCCGGCGGCCAGCAGCAGCGCGTGGCGCTGGCGCGCGCGCTGGCCAAGGAGGCCCCGCTGATGCTGCTGGACGAGCCGCTGGTCAACCTGGACTACAAGCTGCGCGAAGAGTTGCGCGAAGAACTGGCCCAGCTGTTCGCGCACGGCGATGCCACCGTGATCTACGCCACCACCGAGCCCGGCGAGGCGCTGCTGCTAGGCGGGCACACCGCGGTGCTCGATGCGGGCGAGCTGCTGCAGTACGGGCCCACGCCGCAGGTCTTCCACTTTCCCGATTCGCTGCGCGTGGCGCGCGCCTTCAACGATCCGCCGATGAACCTGGTCGAGGGCCGGCTCGAGGGCGGCCGGGTTGTGCTGGCCGGCGGGATCGCGGTGCCGGTGCCCGGCGTGGCGGCGCAAGACGGTCCGGTGACGCTTGGCGTGCGCGCCTCCGCGTTGCGCCTGGCGAGCGAGCCCGGCGCGGTCGCGGTGCATGGCCGCGTGGCGCTGGCCGAGCTGTCCGGGTCGGACACCTTCGTCCACGCCGATACCGCGGTCGGCAACCTGGTGGCGCAGTTCGCGGGCGTGCTCGACCTGCGGCTGGGCGAGCCGGTGACGCTGCACCTGCTGCCCGAGCAGCTCTACCTGTTCGATGCGGACGGCCGCCGCATCCATGCGCCGCGCCGGCCCGGCGGGCTCGCTACCGAGGTGCCCGGCGGCGGCGCCGCGGCGGGAGGCTGA
- a CDS encoding ABC transporter ATP-binding protein → MARIDLDLAHSYVPHPRTDEDYALLPLRFTFEDGGAYALLGPSGCGKTTLLNCISGLLRPSHGTIAFDGRDVTGATPQARNIAQVFQFPVIYDTMTVGENLAFPLRNRGVPEAQVRERVGRVAEMLDLSSTLGRRASGLAADAKQKISLGRGLVRQDVSAILFDEPLTVIDPQLKWQLRRKLKEIHHEFRLTLIYVTHDQTEALTFADQVVVMSRGKAVQVGPADALFERPAHTFVGHFIGSPGMNFLPGQWRDGAVEVAGRRYLPALAPPVEAALRAAGSFRIGVRPEYLQLAAERDAQAVPVQVQRAQDIGTYWLLTGTVQEAGAQAGTLRARLGAEAAGLRAGDTAWLSVFNRHTCYYVNEELVP, encoded by the coding sequence ATGGCGCGCATCGACCTGGACCTGGCGCACTCGTACGTGCCCCATCCGCGCACCGACGAGGACTACGCGCTGCTGCCGCTGCGCTTCACCTTCGAGGACGGCGGCGCCTATGCGCTGCTGGGCCCGTCGGGCTGCGGCAAGACCACGCTGCTGAACTGCATTTCGGGGCTGCTGCGTCCTTCGCACGGCACCATCGCCTTCGACGGCCGCGACGTCACCGGCGCCACGCCGCAGGCGCGCAATATCGCCCAGGTGTTCCAGTTCCCCGTGATCTACGACACCATGACCGTCGGCGAAAACCTGGCCTTTCCGCTGCGCAACCGCGGCGTGCCGGAAGCGCAGGTGCGCGAGCGGGTCGGGCGCGTGGCCGAGATGCTGGACCTGTCGTCGACGCTCGGGCGCCGCGCCAGCGGCCTGGCCGCCGACGCCAAGCAGAAGATCTCGCTCGGGCGCGGGCTGGTGCGCCAGGACGTGTCGGCGATCCTGTTCGACGAGCCGCTGACGGTGATCGACCCGCAGCTGAAATGGCAGCTGCGGCGCAAGCTCAAGGAGATCCACCATGAGTTTCGGCTGACGCTGATCTACGTGACCCACGACCAGACCGAGGCGCTGACCTTTGCCGACCAGGTGGTGGTGATGTCGCGCGGCAAGGCGGTGCAGGTGGGGCCGGCCGATGCGCTGTTCGAGCGGCCGGCGCACACTTTCGTCGGGCACTTCATCGGCTCGCCGGGGATGAACTTCCTGCCAGGACAATGGCGCGACGGCGCCGTCGAAGTGGCCGGGCGCCGCTACCTGCCGGCGCTGGCGCCGCCGGTGGAGGCGGCGCTGCGCGCGGCGGGCAGCTTCCGCATCGGCGTGCGCCCGGAATACCTGCAACTGGCGGCCGAGCGCGACGCGCAGGCGGTGCCGGTGCAGGTGCAGCGCGCGCAGGACATAGGCACCTACTGGCTGCTGACCGGCACGGTGCAGGAGGCGGGCGCGCAGGCCGGCACGCTGCGCGCGCGGCTGGGCGCCGAGGCCGCCGGCCTGCGCGCCGGCGACACGGCGTGGCTGTCGGTGTTCAACCGGCATACCTGCTACTACGTCAACGAGGAGCTGGTGCCATGA
- a CDS encoding carbohydrate ABC transporter permease: MKPVNQKAWLLVLPVVVCVAFSAILPLMTIVNYSVQDIISPERRVFVGTEWFRTVLRDGELHDALLRQLGFSLAVLLVEIPLGILLALSMPARGWKASAVLVIIALSLLIPWNVVGTIWQIFGRTDIGLLGAALAGLGFDYNYTGSAFDAWITVLVMDVWHWTPLVALLCYAGLRAIPDAYYQAAQIDGASRLAVFRYIQLPKLRGVLMIAVLLRFMDSFMIYTEPFVLTGGGPGNATTFLSQYLTQKAVGQFDLGPAAAFSIVYFLIILLMCFILYNWMQRAGTAGSEDMPHG; the protein is encoded by the coding sequence ATGAAGCCCGTCAATCAGAAGGCCTGGCTGCTGGTGCTGCCGGTGGTGGTGTGCGTGGCGTTCTCCGCCATCCTGCCGCTGATGACCATCGTCAACTACTCGGTGCAGGACATCATCTCGCCCGAGCGGCGCGTGTTCGTCGGCACCGAATGGTTCCGCACGGTGCTGCGCGACGGCGAGCTGCACGACGCGCTGCTGCGCCAGCTCGGCTTCTCGCTGGCGGTGCTGCTGGTGGAGATCCCGCTCGGCATCCTGCTGGCGTTGTCGATGCCGGCCCGGGGCTGGAAGGCCTCGGCGGTGCTGGTGATCATCGCGCTGTCGCTGCTGATCCCGTGGAACGTGGTCGGCACCATCTGGCAGATCTTCGGCCGCACCGACATCGGCCTGCTCGGCGCCGCGCTGGCAGGGCTCGGCTTCGACTACAACTACACCGGCAGCGCCTTCGACGCCTGGATCACGGTGCTGGTGATGGACGTCTGGCACTGGACGCCGCTGGTCGCACTGCTGTGCTACGCCGGCCTGCGCGCGATCCCCGACGCCTACTACCAGGCCGCGCAGATCGATGGCGCCTCGCGCCTGGCAGTGTTCCGTTATATCCAGCTGCCCAAGCTGCGCGGCGTGCTGATGATCGCGGTGCTGCTGCGCTTCATGGACAGCTTCATGATCTACACCGAGCCGTTCGTGCTGACCGGCGGCGGACCCGGCAACGCCACCACCTTCCTGTCGCAGTACCTGACGCAGAAGGCGGTCGGGCAGTTCGACCTGGGTCCGGCGGCGGCGTTTTCCATCGTCTACTTCCTGATCATCCTGCTCATGTGTTTCATCCTCTACAACTGGATGCAGCGCGCGGGCACCGCCGGCAGCGAGGACATGCCCCATGGCTGA
- a CDS encoding carbohydrate ABC transporter permease, which translates to MAEISSAVPAVIPTAIPAQANRAAWWRAGFLLAYLVFAIVPIYWMVNMSFKTNEEIVSTLSLWPGQFTLEHYKTIFTDPSWYSGYVNSMIYVAMNTVISIGVALPAAYAFSRYQFIGDKHVFFWLLTNRMTPPAVFLLPFFQLYSTIGLMDTHLGVALAHLVFNVPLAVWILEGFMSGVPREIDETAYVDGYSFPRFFLTIFLPLIKAGVGVAAFFCFMFSWVELLLARTLTSVNAKPIVATMTRTVSASGMDWGVLAAAGVLTIVPGGIVIWFVRHYIAKGFAMGRV; encoded by the coding sequence ATGGCTGAGATCTCTTCGGCAGTCCCTGCGGTGATCCCCACCGCAATCCCCGCGCAGGCCAACCGCGCCGCCTGGTGGCGCGCCGGTTTCCTGCTGGCCTACCTGGTGTTCGCGATCGTGCCGATCTACTGGATGGTCAATATGTCGTTCAAGACCAACGAGGAGATCGTGTCGACGCTGTCGCTGTGGCCGGGGCAGTTCACGCTGGAGCACTACAAGACCATCTTCACCGATCCGTCGTGGTATTCGGGCTACGTCAACTCGATGATCTACGTGGCGATGAACACCGTGATCTCGATCGGCGTGGCGCTGCCGGCCGCCTATGCCTTCTCGCGCTACCAGTTCATCGGCGACAAGCACGTGTTCTTCTGGCTGCTGACCAACCGCATGACGCCGCCGGCGGTGTTCCTGCTGCCGTTCTTCCAGCTCTACAGCACCATCGGCCTGATGGATACGCACCTGGGCGTGGCGCTGGCGCACCTGGTCTTCAACGTGCCGCTGGCGGTGTGGATCCTGGAGGGCTTCATGTCGGGCGTGCCGCGCGAGATCGACGAGACCGCCTATGTCGACGGCTACTCGTTCCCGCGTTTCTTCCTGACCATCTTCCTGCCGCTGATCAAGGCCGGCGTGGGCGTGGCCGCATTCTTCTGCTTCATGTTCAGCTGGGTCGAGCTGCTGCTGGCGCGCACGCTGACCTCGGTCAACGCCAAGCCCATCGTCGCCACCATGACGCGCACGGTGTCGGCGTCGGGCATGGACTGGGGCGTGCTGGCCGCGGCCGGCGTGCTGACCATCGTGCCCGGCGGCATCGTGATCTGGTTCGTGCGGCACTACATCGCGAAGGGCTTCGCGATGGGCCGCGTTTAA
- a CDS encoding DUF2160 domain-containing protein — MLNWMVWTTPVAVFFGCIVVMLVGMTILEIRSPSVLRKGFLPIATTRGDRLFIGLMCAAWINLAWVGLGEKVAAWLALPEEPSVWISFAASMLVLALILRKG, encoded by the coding sequence ATGCTGAACTGGATGGTATGGACCACACCGGTGGCGGTGTTCTTTGGCTGCATCGTGGTGATGCTGGTCGGCATGACGATCCTGGAAATCCGTTCGCCGTCGGTGCTGCGCAAGGGCTTCCTGCCGATCGCCACCACCCGCGGCGACCGGCTCTTTATCGGGCTGATGTGCGCGGCGTGGATCAACCTGGCGTGGGTCGGGCTGGGCGAGAAGGTCGCCGCCTGGCTGGCACTGCCGGAAGAGCCGTCGGTGTGGATCAGCTTCGCGGCATCGATGCTGGTGCTGGCGCTGATCCTGCGCAAGGGCTAG
- a CDS encoding ABC transporter substrate-binding protein — protein MKVHVTLGMSALACAAALACGSARAGEAEAKKWIDNEFQPSSLSKDKQAAEMKWFIDAAAKLKAKGVTQINVVSETITTHEYESKTLAKAFEEITGIKVNHDLIQEGDVVEKLQTSMQSGKSIYDGWISDSDLIGTHYRYGSILPLTDYMNGAGKEWTNPGLDVKDFIGTKFTTAPDGKLYQLPDQQFANLYWFRADWFARKDLQDKFKAKYGYDLGVPTNWSAYEDIANFFTNDVKEIDGKKVYGHMDYGKKDPSLGWRFTDAWLSMAGTADKGLPNGMPVDEWGIRVAEDKCTPVGASVARGGATNSPAAVYALTKYIDWMKKYAPPQAMGMTFSEAGPVPAQGQVAQQIFWYTAFTADMTKKGLPVVNADGSPKWRMAPSPYGPYWKQGMQNGYQDVGSWTFFKNTDPNKLAGAWLYAQFVTSKTVSLKKSLTGLTFIRDSDIHHDYLAKNAAKYGGLVEFYRSPARVAWTPTGTNVPDYPKLAQLWWKNVATAVTGEKTPQAAMDTLAEEMDQVMARLQRAGMSHCAPKLNAKGDPAKWLSNDHAPWKKLANEKPKGETIPYDKLLQAWKEGKVR, from the coding sequence ATGAAAGTGCACGTGACGTTGGGGATGTCAGCCCTTGCCTGCGCGGCCGCGCTGGCTTGCGGTTCCGCCCGGGCCGGCGAAGCGGAAGCGAAGAAGTGGATCGACAACGAGTTCCAGCCCTCGTCGCTGTCCAAGGACAAGCAGGCGGCGGAAATGAAGTGGTTCATCGACGCCGCGGCCAAGCTCAAGGCCAAGGGCGTCACGCAGATCAACGTGGTGTCCGAGACCATCACCACGCACGAGTACGAATCCAAGACCCTGGCCAAGGCGTTCGAGGAAATCACCGGCATCAAGGTCAACCATGACCTGATCCAGGAAGGCGACGTGGTGGAGAAGCTGCAGACCTCGATGCAGTCCGGCAAGTCGATCTACGATGGCTGGATCTCCGACTCCGACCTGATCGGCACGCATTACCGCTATGGCTCGATCCTGCCGCTGACCGACTACATGAACGGCGCCGGCAAGGAGTGGACCAATCCCGGGCTGGATGTGAAGGACTTCATCGGCACCAAGTTCACCACCGCGCCGGATGGCAAGCTGTACCAGCTGCCCGACCAGCAGTTCGCCAACCTGTACTGGTTCCGCGCCGACTGGTTCGCGCGCAAGGACCTGCAGGACAAGTTCAAGGCCAAGTACGGCTACGACCTGGGCGTGCCGACCAACTGGTCCGCCTATGAGGACATCGCCAACTTCTTCACCAACGACGTGAAGGAAATCGACGGCAAGAAGGTCTATGGCCACATGGACTACGGCAAGAAGGACCCGTCGCTGGGCTGGCGCTTCACCGACGCCTGGCTGTCGATGGCCGGCACCGCCGACAAGGGCCTGCCCAACGGCATGCCGGTGGACGAGTGGGGCATCCGCGTGGCCGAGGACAAATGCACGCCGGTCGGTGCCTCGGTGGCGCGCGGCGGCGCCACCAACAGCCCGGCCGCGGTCTACGCGCTGACCAAGTACATCGACTGGATGAAGAAGTACGCGCCGCCGCAGGCGATGGGCATGACCTTCTCCGAAGCCGGGCCGGTGCCCGCGCAGGGACAGGTGGCGCAGCAGATCTTCTGGTACACGGCCTTCACCGCCGACATGACCAAGAAGGGCCTGCCGGTCGTCAACGCCGACGGCTCGCCCAAGTGGCGCATGGCGCCGTCGCCGTACGGCCCGTACTGGAAGCAGGGCATGCAGAACGGCTACCAGGACGTGGGTTCGTGGACCTTCTTCAAGAACACCGATCCCAACAAGCTGGCCGGCGCGTGGCTGTATGCGCAGTTCGTGACGTCCAAGACGGTATCGCTGAAGAAGTCGCTGACCGGCCTCACCTTTATCCGCGACAGCGACATCCACCACGACTACCTGGCCAAGAACGCGGCCAAATATGGCGGCCTGGTCGAGTTCTACCGCAGCCCCGCGCGCGTGGCGTGGACCCCGACCGGCACCAATGTGCCGGATTACCCGAAGCTGGCGCAGCTGTGGTGGAAGAACGTGGCCACCGCGGTGACCGGCGAGAAAACGCCGCAAGCCGCGATGGACACGCTGGCCGAAGAGATGGACCAGGTCATGGCGCGGCTGCAGCGCGCCGGCATGAGCCATTGCGCGCCCAAGCTGAATGCGAAGGGCGATCCGGCCAAGTGGCTGTCGAACGACCACGCGCCCTGGAAGAAGCTTGCCAACGAGAAGCCCAAGGGCGAGACCATTCCGTACGACAAGCTGCTGCAAGCGTGGAAGGAAGGGAAGGTGCGCTGA
- a CDS encoding diguanylate cyclase domain-containing protein has product MQHSLKYRMALATAGVVTLIIVLRVLYAQYYAYDSLKNLLQSQQDTLVKMVAEQLDEKLQARAAVLHRVARQLSALHGARPADLRRAAEGLVEIPETFNAVFLASPDGELTFSTAVPDGVRLRVNDRDYFRDVLQGQSFAVSDLIQGRQTNAPGVVLAVPMRGPAGELRGVVGGVLNLADSNFLRELAHSRVGTTGSFCLVSSGSTPRYAMHADVSRVLAPARAVGEACGAEQPPALLEVVTPTQPIVARYLLAANGWEVVAVLPAAEAYAPLISVRQRTLAMGAITMVIAAALMWLVMWRLLAPLQRLHRAVRQLGTDPKAVADLPVGRADEIGELASSFAEVVARLSEREAALQAAKDRAAASEKRIEAIANHVPDFISFIDVQQRYVFVNQAYARRYGLPAQQIVGLSLRELWGTQEYLACQPYLQQAGTGQAVTFTRESADGTECIEITCQPAWNDAQDTVVGLHMFGRNVTHEREKLRSLEAQTVSDYLTGLLNRKGFDRRLAEAMARAGASACPLALLLVDLDDFKAINDNHGHAIGDQLLVAFAQRLRACVRKGDAVARIGGDEFAVILDGIADRHAMASVANTIVQAARMPFVIDGRSLAASASVGAALRDARHAMTVSELFLHADMALYQAKRHGKARYAAQVTDRVAPSDLAAQKC; this is encoded by the coding sequence ATGCAGCACTCATTGAAGTATCGGATGGCGTTGGCCACGGCCGGGGTGGTGACGCTGATCATCGTGCTGCGCGTGCTCTACGCCCAGTATTACGCCTATGACAGCCTGAAGAACCTGCTGCAGTCGCAGCAGGACACGCTGGTCAAGATGGTCGCCGAGCAGCTCGATGAAAAGCTGCAGGCTCGCGCCGCCGTGCTGCACCGGGTGGCGCGCCAGCTGTCCGCCCTCCATGGCGCCCGGCCGGCCGACTTGCGCCGTGCGGCGGAGGGGCTGGTGGAAATTCCCGAGACCTTCAATGCCGTTTTCCTGGCCTCGCCGGACGGCGAACTGACCTTCAGCACCGCCGTGCCGGATGGCGTGCGCCTGCGCGTGAACGACCGCGACTATTTCCGCGATGTGCTGCAGGGGCAGTCGTTCGCGGTGTCGGACCTGATCCAGGGCAGGCAGACCAACGCACCGGGCGTGGTGCTGGCGGTGCCGATGCGGGGACCCGCCGGCGAACTGCGCGGCGTGGTCGGCGGCGTGCTGAACCTGGCGGACAGCAACTTCCTGCGCGAACTGGCGCACAGCCGGGTGGGCACCACCGGCAGCTTTTGCCTGGTGTCCTCGGGCAGCACCCCCCGCTATGCGATGCATGCGGACGTGTCGCGCGTGCTGGCACCGGCGCGCGCCGTCGGCGAAGCCTGCGGCGCCGAGCAGCCGCCCGCGCTGCTGGAAGTCGTGACGCCGACCCAGCCGATCGTCGCACGCTACCTGCTGGCCGCCAACGGCTGGGAGGTGGTGGCGGTCCTGCCCGCGGCCGAAGCCTATGCGCCGCTGATCTCGGTGCGCCAGCGCACCCTCGCGATGGGCGCGATCACCATGGTGATCGCGGCCGCGCTGATGTGGCTGGTGATGTGGCGGCTGCTGGCGCCGCTGCAGCGGCTGCACCGCGCGGTGCGCCAGCTCGGCACCGACCCGAAAGCGGTGGCGGACCTGCCGGTCGGCCGTGCCGACGAGATCGGCGAACTGGCGTCGAGCTTCGCCGAGGTCGTGGCCCGGCTGTCGGAGCGCGAGGCCGCGCTGCAGGCCGCCAAGGACCGCGCCGCCGCCAGCGAGAAGCGCATCGAGGCGATTGCCAACCATGTGCCGGACTTTATCTCGTTCATCGACGTGCAGCAGCGCTATGTCTTCGTCAACCAGGCGTATGCACGGCGCTACGGCTTGCCGGCGCAGCAGATCGTGGGGCTGTCGCTGCGCGAGCTGTGGGGCACGCAGGAATACCTGGCATGCCAGCCCTACCTGCAGCAAGCCGGCACCGGCCAGGCCGTGACCTTTACCCGCGAAAGCGCGGACGGCACCGAATGCATCGAGATCACCTGCCAGCCGGCGTGGAACGATGCCCAGGACACCGTGGTCGGCCTGCATATGTTCGGGCGCAATGTCACGCACGAGCGCGAAAAGCTGCGCAGCCTGGAAGCTCAGACCGTCTCCGACTACCTGACCGGCCTGCTCAACCGCAAGGGCTTCGACCGGCGCCTGGCCGAGGCCATGGCCCGCGCCGGCGCGAGCGCGTGCCCGCTGGCGCTGCTGCTGGTGGACCTGGACGACTTCAAGGCGATCAACGACAACCATGGCCACGCCATCGGCGACCAGTTGCTGGTGGCGTTCGCGCAGCGCCTGCGTGCCTGCGTGCGCAAGGGCGATGCCGTTGCGCGCATCGGCGGCGACGAGTTTGCGGTGATCCTGGATGGCATTGCGGACCGCCATGCCATGGCATCCGTGGCCAACACCATCGTGCAGGCCGCGCGCATGCCTTTCGTGATCGATGGCCGATCGCTGGCGGCGTCGGCCAGCGTCGGCGCGGCGCTGCGCGATGCGCGGCACGCCATGACCGTGAGCGAACTGTTCCTGCACGCCGACATGGCGCTGTATCAAGCCAAGCGGCACGGCAAGGCGCGCTATGCCGCGCAGGTGACGGATAGGGTAGCGCCGTCCGACCTGGCAGCGCAAAAATGCTAG